The bacterium genome window below encodes:
- a CDS encoding DUF6485 family protein translates to MAECVNKEKNLKNCSCTYLSCSKRGVCCECISSHWRNRELPGCLFPSEAEKTYDRSLEYFIKVWSEKLKEEK, encoded by the coding sequence GTGGCAGAATGTGTTAATAAGGAGAAAAACCTAAAGAATTGTAGTTGCACCTACTTATCTTGTAGTAAAAGGGGTGTATGTTGCGAATGTATATCTTCTCATTGGAGGAATAGAGAGTTGCCAGGCTGCCTTTTTCCCTCTGAAGCAGAAAAAACTTATGATAGGTCGTTAGAGTATTTTATAAAAGTTTGGAGCGAAAAACTTAAGGAAGAAAAATGA
- the pyrF gene encoding orotidine-5'-phosphate decarboxylase: MNNKVNPSDRLIFALDFTDRNKAETFVNELDGLVNFFKVGIILHTSAGPDFVQWLLKKGKKVFLDLKFFDIKATVRDAVKQVSDMGVDFLTVHANREVMLGAVEGKGANPLKILAVTLLTNLGALDPLETRVGLKTEELVLHRAKMAAETGCDGVITSGKEIRAIKEKEGNKLLVVTPGVRPAGALQDEHQRITTPFDAIEAGADYLVVGRPIKNASEPRLVATKIISEIEAGLHKRV; the protein is encoded by the coding sequence ATGAACAACAAGGTTAACCCGTCAGATAGATTGATTTTTGCACTCGATTTTACTGATAGAAATAAAGCTGAAACTTTTGTTAATGAACTTGATGGTTTAGTCAATTTTTTTAAAGTAGGTATAATTCTTCATACATCAGCAGGTCCTGATTTTGTTCAATGGTTACTTAAAAAAGGTAAAAAAGTTTTTCTTGACTTAAAATTTTTTGATATAAAAGCAACTGTCAGAGACGCTGTAAAACAGGTATCTGATATGGGAGTAGATTTTTTAACAGTCCACGCTAATAGAGAGGTTATGCTTGGAGCAGTTGAAGGGAAAGGTGCAAACCCCTTAAAAATTCTTGCTGTAACCCTCTTAACCAACCTTGGTGCTTTGGACCCATTAGAAACAAGAGTTGGTCTTAAAACAGAGGAATTGGTGCTTCATAGAGCTAAAATGGCTGCTGAAACAGGTTGTGATGGAGTTATTACCTCTGGCAAAGAGATAAGAGCAATAAAAGAAAAAGAAGGTAACAAGTTATTGGTAGTTACACCGGGAGTTAGACCTGCAGGAGCGTTACAAGATGAACATCAGAGAATAACTACACCTTTTGACGCTATTGAAGCTGGGGCAGATTATTTGGTTGTAGGTAGACCTATAAAAAATGCCTCAGAACCAAGGCTGGTTGCTACCAAAATTATCTCAGAGATAGAGGCGGGGTTACATAAAAGAGTTTAA
- a CDS encoding type II secretion system F family protein, whose amino-acid sequence MKMFFTFQSAEKKMFYRELATLLTSGFSILVAFEHLANNTYSHNLKTVILYLKREVSEGSSLTEAISLLKLDFFLPFEVGVIEAGEVSGNLPESFSKLAEYFEFVSNVQNKLISGLTYPVILLHLAILIPAVPSLFLCGIGAFLIKVVPSLLGLYIVFFGILFLYRYSNRSPSIAKTRDKIFLEIPALGKFIKTIEVIRFLKSFIPLYVSGVELSRSVALAGDTIGNLYLRENIKKSVPIIRQGAKLSEVFAEKEWIPPIVKDMLKTGELSGNMDETLDKVSDYLKEETDIIVEQFVKLMPVAVYLLVAIYIGYIVISFYANYFRMLNSFM is encoded by the coding sequence ATGAAAATGTTTTTTACTTTTCAATCAGCAGAAAAAAAGATGTTTTATAGAGAACTTGCAACACTGCTTACTTCAGGGTTTAGCATTCTTGTTGCTTTTGAACATCTTGCTAACAACACATATTCGCATAACTTAAAGACCGTTATTCTTTATCTAAAAAGAGAGGTTTCTGAAGGCAGTTCTCTTACCGAAGCAATCTCTCTTTTGAAGTTAGACTTTTTCTTACCTTTTGAAGTTGGGGTAATAGAAGCAGGAGAAGTGAGTGGTAACCTTCCTGAAAGTTTTTCTAAATTGGCAGAATATTTTGAGTTTGTTTCTAATGTGCAAAATAAACTTATATCAGGTCTAACATATCCTGTTATTTTACTGCATTTAGCAATTCTTATACCTGCTGTCCCATCACTATTTTTATGTGGCATTGGAGCTTTTTTAATAAAAGTTGTGCCTTCTTTATTAGGTTTATATATTGTTTTTTTTGGTATTCTATTTTTATATAGATATTCAAACCGCTCTCCCTCTATTGCTAAAACGAGGGATAAAATATTTCTTGAAATACCTGCTTTAGGTAAATTTATAAAAACAATTGAGGTAATAAGGTTTCTTAAATCTTTTATTCCTCTATATGTCTCAGGAGTAGAACTTTCAAGAAGCGTAGCCCTTGCAGGTGACACCATAGGAAACCTTTACTTAAGAGAGAATATTAAAAAAAGTGTGCCAATTATACGACAAGGTGCTAAATTATCAGAGGTTTTTGCTGAAAAAGAATGGATTCCTCCTATTGTGAAAGATATGCTCAAAACAGGAGAGTTAAGCGGTAATATGGACGAAACATTAGATAAGGTCTCTGATTATCTTAAGGAAGAAACCGATATTATTGTAGAACAATTTGTAAAACTTATGCCTGTTGCTGTCTACCTTCTTGTTGCAATATATATTGGTTATATTGTTATCTCTTTTTATGCGAACTATTTTCGTATGTTAAACTCTTTTATGTAA
- a CDS encoding efflux RND transporter permease subunit, with protein sequence MNISELSVKRPYATLMIFIGVFLLGILATFKLPIELLPKIELPAITIIVPYPGASASDVEDAITKELENTLSTVPNLDELNSVSKDNLSMVTCTFNWGANLDAATSDIRNNLDLAKGKIKENAPDSEEPILFKMSTEKIPVLAISVSASESWVDLERIVDRNITNPLQRTKGVGNISAIGGLKRQINVILDWDKIKAYNIPPALVIQRLAEENIDIPLGKIKEGRRNYSLSMKGRFQHTRALQDILLTTFEGNPIFLGDVAEVKDAFAEETDKSYFLGKETIMLIVQRQSGENVIAVSKAIRANLEKIKKTLPPDVSVDIPFDSSDFIVDTIDNLKSTTLTAGWIVILIAFLFLRRWKTSLIIALTIPFSLIAAFIFLFAKGLTINVISLMSLAIAIGMVVDNAVVIIENISRHIEEGLTPFNASIEATKEVGGAVTASTLTTVIVFLPLVFSSGITGILFKQLGSIVAITIFASLFVALTLTPMLTSILFKPEEKGKEKPKDSKFYTVGEIILTRLENWYKNILQFCLANRALILIPLLTFFAISVYMSRFIPNEFFPASDTGEIEVNFALNESARFEESHKILIESGKIVDEVTPDRIFWYGSAGESSSGLGALMGGDDGPNTGQLRLKYPDKDAREKDINDIARSLRERIEKLPGLEKLSVAVSGGMGGGLQQKQQIEIELTGLELDTLFATATQVQKIVSDTKGAVNTQVSFKDLRIELHIDIDKEKAKHLGINTGMIGQTLRTYFYGYEASQYKDGDDNFDIFVQLSEKDRHNISKISQMPIPTGQGTTITLKDVAKIDFGLGPVQIDRKNRQRIITVGCDTYKRSISEVQTDIEKGLKTLQIPSDVTMEVGGDVKEQRESFQELTILLLLGVLLVYMVMAAQFESLKTPFIISFSIPFSFIGVIWATLLTGSVFSIMSFMAMIMLIGVVVNNAIVLVDYTDLLRSRGMNIHDAIVNAGSRRLRPVLITSLTTAFGLLPLAIGKGSGGEMWKPFGITAMGGMLLASLVTLILVPLIYSLLNREKPKTEETVIQETE encoded by the coding sequence ATGAATATATCTGAATTATCTGTAAAAAGACCTTACGCAACATTAATGATCTTCATAGGTGTCTTTCTTCTTGGCATTCTTGCTACATTTAAACTACCCATAGAATTGTTGCCTAAAATAGAGTTGCCTGCTATAACAATAATTGTTCCTTATCCAGGCGCAAGTGCAAGCGACGTGGAAGACGCTATAACCAAAGAACTGGAAAACACCCTCTCTACCGTGCCCAACCTTGATGAACTAAACTCTGTATCTAAAGATAATCTCTCAATGGTAACCTGCACATTTAATTGGGGAGCAAATCTTGACGCTGCAACTTCAGATATAAGAAACAATCTTGACCTTGCAAAAGGAAAAATCAAAGAGAATGCGCCCGATAGTGAAGAACCTATCCTCTTTAAAATGTCAACAGAAAAAATACCTGTTTTGGCTATCTCTGTTTCTGCTTCCGAATCTTGGGTTGACCTTGAACGTATCGTAGATAGAAATATAACTAACCCTTTACAGAGAACCAAAGGAGTTGGTAATATCTCTGCAATAGGAGGGCTAAAAAGACAAATAAACGTTATCCTTGATTGGGATAAAATAAAGGCATACAACATCCCTCCTGCTTTGGTAATTCAACGGCTTGCAGAAGAAAATATAGATATTCCATTAGGTAAAATCAAAGAAGGTAGAAGAAACTATTCTCTTAGTATGAAAGGCCGTTTTCAACATACAAGGGCCCTCCAAGATATACTCCTAACCACTTTTGAAGGTAACCCTATCTTTCTTGGGGATGTGGCAGAGGTAAAAGATGCTTTTGCAGAAGAGACAGATAAATCGTATTTTTTGGGTAAAGAAACGATAATGTTGATAGTTCAAAGGCAATCAGGGGAAAACGTTATTGCTGTCTCCAAAGCTATAAGAGCAAACTTAGAAAAAATTAAAAAAACACTCCCTCCTGATGTTAGCGTCGATATCCCGTTTGATTCCTCCGATTTTATTGTGGACACTATTGACAACCTAAAATCTACAACTTTGACAGCAGGATGGATAGTAATATTAATCGCTTTTCTCTTTTTAAGAAGATGGAAAACAAGTTTAATTATAGCTCTAACTATACCGTTTTCTCTTATTGCCGCCTTCATATTTCTTTTTGCAAAAGGACTAACCATAAATGTTATCTCGTTGATGAGTTTGGCAATAGCAATAGGTATGGTTGTTGATAATGCTGTTGTTATTATTGAAAACATCTCCAGACATATAGAAGAAGGGTTAACCCCGTTTAACGCAAGTATAGAAGCAACAAAGGAGGTCGGAGGCGCTGTAACTGCTTCAACTTTGACCACAGTCATTGTCTTCCTTCCTCTTGTATTTTCTTCCGGTATTACTGGAATTCTATTTAAACAACTTGGCTCTATTGTAGCTATTACGATTTTTGCTTCTCTTTTTGTTGCCCTTACTCTAACACCTATGCTTACATCTATACTATTTAAACCTGAAGAAAAAGGAAAAGAGAAACCAAAAGATTCTAAATTTTATACAGTTGGCGAAATTATTTTAACTCGACTTGAAAATTGGTATAAAAACATTCTGCAATTCTGTTTAGCCAACAGAGCTTTGATATTAATACCATTACTTACTTTCTTCGCGATAAGCGTTTATATGAGCAGATTTATTCCTAACGAGTTTTTCCCTGCTTCTGATACAGGTGAAATTGAAGTAAATTTCGCTCTCAATGAATCTGCTCGATTTGAAGAATCACACAAAATCCTTATAGAATCAGGTAAAATAGTAGATGAAGTTACCCCTGATCGTATATTCTGGTATGGCTCTGCAGGCGAATCTTCAAGCGGTTTAGGAGCGTTAATGGGAGGAGATGACGGACCAAATACAGGGCAGTTGCGACTCAAATATCCTGATAAGGATGCCCGAGAAAAAGATATTAATGATATTGCTCGCTCTTTAAGAGAACGAATAGAAAAACTTCCAGGGTTAGAAAAACTTTCTGTTGCTGTTTCTGGAGGAATGGGTGGCGGATTACAACAAAAACAGCAGATTGAAATTGAATTAACAGGACTTGAACTTGACACTCTCTTTGCTACGGCAACTCAGGTACAGAAAATCGTATCTGATACAAAAGGTGCTGTAAATACTCAGGTTTCATTCAAAGATCTTCGTATAGAATTACATATAGATATTGACAAAGAGAAAGCAAAACATCTTGGAATAAATACAGGGATGATAGGTCAGACCTTAAGAACCTATTTTTATGGTTATGAAGCAAGCCAATATAAAGATGGAGACGATAATTTTGATATTTTTGTTCAATTATCAGAAAAAGATAGGCATAATATATCAAAAATTTCTCAGATGCCTATCCCTACAGGACAAGGAACTACCATTACCCTTAAAGATGTGGCTAAAATAGATTTTGGGCTAGGACCTGTCCAGATAGATAGAAAAAATAGGCAACGGATTATCACCGTTGGTTGTGACACCTACAAACGTTCAATCAGCGAAGTGCAGACAGATATAGAAAAAGGGCTTAAGACGCTTCAGATTCCAAGTGATGTCACAATGGAGGTAGGTGGAGACGTAAAAGAACAGAGAGAATCTTTTCAGGAACTTACAATCTTACTTTTACTTGGTGTACTTCTGGTATATATGGTTATGGCAGCCCAGTTTGAGTCACTCAAAACCCCTTTTATTATTTCGTTTTCAATTCCTTTCTCTTTTATAGGGGTTATATGGGCAACTCTTCTTACTGGCTCAGTATTTTCTATTATGTCTTTTATGGCTATGATTATGCTTATAGGGGTAGTTGTCAACAACGCCATTGTGCTTGTTGATTATACCGACCTTTTACGTTCAAGAGGTATGAATATCCACGATGCCATAGTTAACGCAGGAAGCAGACGACTTAGACCTGTACTTATTACTTCTTTAACTACAGCGTTTGGCCTTCTACCTCTTGCTATCGGAAAAGGTTCTGGAGGAGAAATGTGGAAACCTTTTGGTATTACAGCTATGGGCGGTATGTTGTTGGCTTCTCTTGTTACCCTTATACTTGTTCCTCTAATATATTCTCTCTTAAATAGAGAAAAACCTAAAACAGAAGAGACAGTTATCCAAGAAACTGAGTAA
- a CDS encoding efflux RND transporter periplasmic adaptor subunit → MKKGKYIISVSVVVVILILFKVTVKNRQEAGATLETTTQEEIIQVMAEKATNITMAENIIAVGNIEPFKTVVIYPEATGVLEKLTVKEGDYVKKGTLIAVIENQQRQLNVEQVEIEIKAQKYQLENIKQDYDRFQRLTKEGAIAAKRFEDVETLYKASEERLKGLEKQLEIAKRRFRDTSIYAPISGIVAQKFIDEGELVTESSMTKSSPLVAIIDTSKVKVTVPIGETDLKKIKKGQNVSVETDMYDKRRFPGKIDEIMPITDFVTRTTKVQILVDNPSYILKPGLFTRVSISTGSRNTLAIPLDALLRLQGSGSYYCFIINNDDTVEKVYLDIGDLWEGMAEVKSGLKEGDTVIVSSQSILETGKKVAVSTL, encoded by the coding sequence ATGAAAAAAGGAAAATACATTATTTCTGTTTCAGTGGTAGTTGTTATACTTATATTATTTAAAGTAACAGTTAAGAATAGACAAGAAGCAGGAGCAACTCTTGAAACAACAACTCAAGAAGAGATTATTCAGGTAATGGCTGAAAAGGCAACAAATATTACAATGGCAGAAAATATTATTGCAGTAGGTAATATAGAACCTTTCAAAACAGTAGTCATTTACCCAGAAGCAACAGGTGTCTTGGAAAAACTTACAGTTAAAGAAGGAGATTATGTTAAAAAAGGTACTCTTATAGCTGTTATTGAAAACCAGCAGAGACAACTAAATGTAGAACAGGTAGAGATTGAAATAAAAGCCCAAAAGTACCAACTGGAAAATATTAAGCAAGACTATGATAGGTTCCAACGTCTAACCAAAGAAGGCGCTATCGCAGCAAAGAGATTTGAAGATGTAGAAACCCTCTATAAAGCTTCAGAGGAACGACTGAAAGGATTAGAAAAACAACTGGAAATAGCCAAAAGAAGGTTTAGAGATACATCTATTTATGCTCCTATTTCTGGTATTGTTGCACAAAAATTTATTGATGAAGGCGAACTTGTCACAGAAAGCAGTATGACTAAATCTTCGCCTCTCGTAGCAATAATTGATACATCAAAAGTGAAAGTAACTGTTCCTATTGGAGAGACAGACCTAAAAAAAATTAAGAAAGGACAAAATGTCTCTGTTGAAACAGATATGTATGACAAGAGACGTTTCCCCGGTAAAATAGATGAAATTATGCCTATTACTGATTTTGTAACAAGAACAACAAAAGTCCAAATACTTGTTGATAACCCGTCTTATATTTTAAAACCTGGACTTTTTACAAGAGTTAGTATATCAACAGGAAGTAGAAACACCCTTGCTATTCCTCTCGATGCATTACTACGACTTCAAGGGAGTGGTAGCTATTATTGTTTTATTATTAACAATGATGATACTGTTGAAAAAGTATATCTTGATATAGGCGATTTATGGGAAGGAATGGCAGAAGTAAAGAGCGGATTAAAAGAAGGTGATACTGTGATTGTGTCTTCTCAAAGTATTCTTGAAACTGGTAAAAAAGTTGCTGTTTCTACTCTCTAA
- a CDS encoding TolC family protein yields MKKTFLTLMFCFTMCGLSHSGDTLSLEESIEIGLKNNLVIQVEDEKLIQAKMEKEEAHTYFFPKISSSFTYTRLDEAGKMTFGLPDFGIPPISFKLTDANLYNLGFTLTQPIYTGNKIQSYYKKSIENIQRIGFDKDITCQDLILEIKKGYFNILKAEKMLQTAVSLKTSASEHRRIAEAFFNEGLVTKIDILKTEIFLTNTEQQILQAQNAVILLKSNFEFLLNSPLPEGFKVKDVLELQKELISLEHWLQLAFQQRPEIKKMESLSEMYQQDINIAKSELKPNIAFFSNYNFDRGSAGAIDKWQDSWNLGIAAEFNIWNKGETKYKIRKAESKKEENRKQQELQIKAIMLEVKNAYTNLSSIIKEIETVKIAQDTSKENLRITNLLYKEGMATTTDVLDAQTELASAQNNYYQALYDYQTAYGILEKTVGMP; encoded by the coding sequence ATGAAAAAAACATTTTTAACACTTATGTTTTGCTTTACAATGTGTGGATTAAGCCACTCAGGAGATACCTTATCTCTTGAAGAAAGCATTGAGATTGGTCTTAAGAATAATCTTGTGATACAGGTAGAAGATGAGAAACTCATTCAAGCTAAAATGGAAAAAGAAGAAGCACACACCTATTTTTTCCCAAAAATTTCTTCAAGTTTTACATACACTCGTTTAGATGAAGCAGGAAAGATGACTTTTGGTCTTCCAGATTTTGGAATTCCTCCAATATCTTTTAAACTAACTGATGCCAACCTTTATAATCTTGGTTTTACGCTTACACAACCAATTTATACAGGTAATAAAATTCAATCTTACTATAAAAAATCTATTGAAAATATCCAAAGAATAGGGTTTGACAAAGATATCACTTGCCAAGACCTTATACTTGAAATAAAAAAAGGTTATTTTAACATTTTAAAAGCTGAAAAGATGCTTCAAACAGCAGTATCTCTAAAAACATCTGCCTCTGAACATAGAAGAATAGCTGAAGCATTTTTTAATGAAGGACTTGTTACAAAAATAGATATATTGAAAACAGAAATTTTTCTTACAAATACCGAACAGCAAATTTTGCAGGCACAGAATGCTGTTATATTACTAAAATCAAATTTTGAGTTCTTGCTTAATAGCCCATTACCTGAGGGTTTTAAAGTTAAAGATGTGTTGGAACTCCAGAAAGAACTAATATCTCTTGAGCACTGGTTACAATTGGCGTTTCAACAGAGGCCTGAAATAAAAAAGATGGAATCTCTTTCAGAGATGTACCAACAAGATATAAATATTGCAAAGAGCGAACTCAAACCAAATATTGCTTTTTTTTCTAACTACAATTTTGATAGGGGTTCAGCAGGTGCTATAGATAAATGGCAAGATTCATGGAACTTAGGTATCGCGGCTGAATTTAATATATGGAATAAAGGAGAAACAAAGTATAAAATTCGGAAAGCTGAAAGCAAAAAAGAGGAAAATAGAAAACAGCAAGAACTCCAAATAAAAGCTATAATGCTTGAAGTTAAAAACGCTTATACAAACCTGTCATCCATAATAAAAGAGATAGAGACTGTAAAGATAGCCCAAGACACGTCAAAAGAGAATCTAAGAATAACCAACCTCTTATATAAAGAGGGTATGGCAACAACAACGGATGTGCTTGACGCTCAAACAGAATTGGCTTCTGCTCAAAACAATTATTACCAAGCTTTATATGATTATCAGACAGCATACGGTATCCTTGAAAAAACAGTTGGGATGCCATAA
- a CDS encoding TetR/AcrR family transcriptional regulator produces MKTDKTPSTHLESKEKIIEVAKDLFARYSFKKTTMDDIAKALEKAKSSIYYYFKSKEEIFLAVGSSEIEKWKNELIEVIKKESSANKKLVAYIKLRMSVIQSLSNFYHFLAEEYIENHTLAEKARAKLDREEFETIKGILEIGVKQGEFRVDSIELTAYNLLNILKGLEYFWLQEKNQVKLNEALSNMLDTLFYGLLKR; encoded by the coding sequence ATGAAAACAGATAAAACACCTTCAACGCATTTAGAATCTAAAGAGAAAATTATAGAGGTTGCAAAAGACCTTTTTGCCAGATATAGTTTTAAAAAAACTACAATGGACGATATTGCAAAAGCATTAGAGAAAGCAAAAAGTTCTATATACTATTATTTCAAAAGTAAGGAAGAAATTTTTCTTGCAGTTGGAAGTTCTGAAATAGAAAAATGGAAGAACGAATTAATTGAAGTTATAAAAAAAGAGTCTTCTGCAAACAAGAAGTTGGTCGCTTATATAAAGTTGAGGATGTCTGTAATTCAATCTTTATCTAATTTTTATCATTTTCTTGCTGAGGAGTATATAGAAAATCATACCCTCGCAGAAAAAGCCAGAGCTAAACTTGACCGTGAAGAGTTTGAGACAATTAAAGGTATCTTAGAGATAGGAGTCAAACAGGGAGAATTTAGAGTTGATTCTATTGAGTTGACAGCATATAACCTTTTAAACATCTTAAAAGGTCTGGAATATTTTTGGCTACAAGAAAAAAACCAAGTTAAGCTAAATGAAGCTCTTAGCAATATGCTTGATACATTATTTTACGGTTTATTGAAAAGGTAG
- a CDS encoding glucosamine-6-phosphate deaminase — protein sequence MKQYNNLSKIENIAITKFGKQLVYPPYERIKTLEIPNIPTLGKITALRFIEWLQINQGGIISLPTGKTPEHFIKWTKYFLSGWQKREVAKELEEWHIDTSKKPDIKSFWLVQIDEFYPMDPQKENSFNHYIKNFYIKLFGFDPKKCLLMDTWTQGVPKGKNLGDIFPDGKADLSLRHRSPKNQLETQQQAAIFCIDRFAMEYEKKIEALGGIGFFLGGIGPDGHIAFNIKGSDHNSTTRVLNINYETAAASAVDMGGIELSRNKAVVTIGLSTITKNPTVTSIIMAAGESKSSVIKNSIEEKPSILHPASSLQQIEGARFYITSGAASMLTGRRIERLQQYNNIPSSEKERIITDITAKLNTGIQDISIKDVQQDTYGSILLKKETDFNFSDFTKSIVDNYGERIERGVQEVKNATFLHTAPHHDDIMLGYLPYILHLVRQPTNAHRFVTLTSGFTSISNTYTLSMLLNLEDFIKTGRLNKILSEEDYFSPNNIVAKNRDVYQYLDGVAASNEEMKQEGSARRMYRNIVEVCEIYNKTSILKKTETLKKYFIDSYPGRKDTSEVQKLKGTIREWEEELLWAHLGFNCDNIYHLRLGFYTGDIFTPTLQWQRDIKPFFSLLEKLQPDIVTVAFDPEGTGPDTHYKVLQIISDGLQKYVTKTKKRLKIWGYRNVWHRFHPSESNIYVPVSMNSLAIMKSAFDICFTSQKNASFPSYEYDGSFAELSQKIFIEQGLAVKKILGRDFFETSKFARIRASRGINFIKEMDIEEFLYEAQNLRKAIE from the coding sequence ATGAAACAATATAACAACTTATCTAAAATTGAAAATATTGCTATTACCAAATTTGGTAAACAACTCGTCTATCCACCTTACGAAAGAATCAAAACCCTTGAAATACCTAATATTCCCACCTTAGGTAAAATTACAGCATTAAGATTTATTGAATGGCTACAGATAAACCAAGGAGGGATTATTTCTCTACCAACAGGCAAAACGCCTGAACATTTTATCAAGTGGACCAAATATTTTCTGTCGGGATGGCAAAAAAGAGAAGTTGCAAAAGAATTAGAAGAATGGCACATTGATACTTCAAAAAAACCTGATATAAAATCTTTCTGGCTTGTCCAAATAGATGAATTTTATCCAATGGACCCTCAAAAAGAGAATAGTTTTAACCATTACATAAAAAATTTTTATATTAAACTTTTCGGGTTTGACCCCAAAAAATGTCTCCTAATGGACACTTGGACACAAGGTGTTCCAAAAGGAAAAAATCTTGGTGATATATTCCCAGACGGAAAAGCCGACCTATCCTTAAGGCATAGAAGCCCTAAAAACCAATTAGAAACTCAACAGCAAGCAGCAATTTTCTGTATAGATCGTTTTGCAATGGAATATGAAAAAAAAATCGAAGCTCTCGGAGGTATAGGTTTTTTTCTTGGAGGCATAGGTCCAGACGGTCATATCGCATTTAATATAAAAGGTTCTGACCATAACTCCACCACAAGAGTGTTAAATATAAACTATGAAACAGCAGCAGCCTCTGCCGTAGATATGGGGGGAATAGAGTTATCAAGAAACAAAGCTGTTGTTACAATAGGGTTATCTACAATCACAAAAAATCCTACTGTTACCTCTATCATTATGGCAGCAGGAGAAAGTAAATCTTCAGTTATAAAAAATAGTATAGAAGAAAAACCGTCTATTTTACACCCTGCATCCTCGTTGCAACAGATAGAAGGAGCAAGGTTTTATATAACATCTGGGGCTGCCTCAATGTTAACAGGTAGAAGGATTGAAAGATTACAACAATATAATAATATACCTTCCTCTGAAAAAGAAAGAATTATTACAGATATCACTGCCAAACTAAATACAGGTATTCAGGACATCTCTATAAAAGATGTACAACAAGACACTTACGGTTCTATACTTCTTAAAAAAGAGACAGATTTTAACTTTTCAGATTTTACAAAATCTATAGTTGACAACTATGGCGAAAGGATAGAAAGAGGTGTTCAAGAAGTTAAAAACGCAACATTTTTACATACTGCTCCCCACCACGATGATATTATGCTTGGATATCTTCCATATATACTACATTTAGTTAGGCAACCTACAAACGCTCATCGGTTTGTGACCCTTACAAGCGGGTTCACCTCAATAAGCAATACTTATACTCTGTCAATGCTACTCAATCTTGAAGATTTCATTAAAACTGGTAGGTTAAACAAAATTTTATCAGAAGAAGACTATTTCAGCCCTAATAATATTGTTGCTAAAAATAGAGATGTATACCAATACCTTGACGGTGTTGCTGCAAGCAACGAAGAGATGAAACAAGAAGGGTCTGCACGTAGAATGTATAGAAATATAGTTGAGGTTTGTGAAATATATAACAAAACAAGTATTCTAAAAAAGACCGAAACCCTTAAAAAGTATTTTATAGACTCTTATCCAGGCAGAAAAGACACCTCGGAGGTTCAAAAACTAAAAGGGACGATAAGAGAATGGGAAGAGGAGTTGTTATGGGCACATCTTGGGTTCAACTGTGATAATATATACCATTTACGGCTCGGTTTTTATACTGGAGATATCTTTACCCCTACACTTCAATGGCAGAGAGATATAAAACCTTTCTTTTCTCTATTAGAAAAATTACAACCAGATATTGTTACAGTTGCTTTTGACCCTGAAGGTACAGGACCTGATACCCATTACAAAGTGTTACAAATAATATCAGACGGGTTACAAAAGTATGTAACTAAAACAAAAAAACGATTGAAAATTTGGGGTTATAGAAATGTTTGGCATAGATTCCATCCTTCGGAATCAAATATATACGTACCAGTATCAATGAACTCCTTGGCAATTATGAAGAGTGCCTTTGATATATGTTTTACTTCTCAAAAAAACGCTTCCTTCCCCAGTTATGAATACGATGGTTCTTTTGCTGAGTTATCTCAAAAAATTTTTATAGAACAGGGGTTAGCCGTAAAAAAGATTTTAGGAAGAGATTTTTTTGAAACAAGTAAGTTTGCCCGTATTAGAGCAAGCAGAGGAATAAATTTTATAAAAGAGATGGATATTGAAGAATTTTTATACGAAGCCCAAAACCTTCGTAAAGCAATAGAATAG